AGTGGATTACAAATGCTCATATGGCAGATGTATACGTTGTTTTTGCGAAGACAAATAAAGGAATGACAGCGTTTATTGTCGAAAGAACATGTGAAGGTGTATCAATAGGATTAGAAGAAAAGAAGATGGGGATAAAAGGTTCTTCAACGGCGACACTTATTTTAGAAGATGTTGTTATCCCTGCTGAAAATGTTTTAGGGGAAGTTGGAAAAGGGCATCACGTAGCTCTTAATATTCTTAACTTTGCTAGATTGAAACTTGCTTTTGGAAATATTGGAACAGCAAAACAAGCAATCGGTTTGTCAGTTCAATATGGAAAAGAGCGAAAACAGTTCCAAACGGAATTAGTAGACTTTACGATGATTCAAGAGAAAATTGCAAATATGATCATTGCTACATATGGAGCGGAAAGTGCAGCTTACCGTACAGCAGGTGTAATTGATGAAGCAATTCATGAGAGTGAAGAAGATCTTATGAAAAAAATGTCCCAATTTGCAATTGAATGTGCACTTAATAAAGTAAACGCTTCTGAAACACTTGCTTATATCGTAGATGAAGCGGTACAAATTCATGGTGGTTACGGCTATATGCAAGAATACGAAGTAGAACGATTATATCGTGATGCTAGAATTAGTCGTATTTTTGAAGGAACGAATGAAATTAATAGATTAACAGTAGCTAAAATGTTAATGAAGCAAATCGAACAAATAGAAAATACTGAAGTAGAAATTGATGTAGCAAATGTAGAAAGAAACCATCGCTACATTTTATTAGCGAAAAAATTGTTGAAACAATCTTTGAAAACGCTCTCTAAAACTCCAGGCCTAAAAATCGATCAAGAGCAAGAATATTCACGTGTATTATCAAATATGTTGACGGACGTGTACGTCATGGAATCAGCATTTTT
This genomic interval from Bacillus cereus contains the following:
- a CDS encoding acyl-CoA dehydrogenase family protein — encoded protein: MEKTKLPWDEFFSLNKDMNHTYFTPEDFSGDEDLIAKTTEQFVKQEIVPQIENIEKHNYNVSRQLFEKAGELGLLGIEVPEDYGGFELGKAVSGLVAEKMGYAGAFSVSFNIHAGVGTLPYIYYGTKEQKEKYLPKIASGEWIGAYALTEPNAGSDALSAKTSAVLNEDGTAWKLNGEKQWITNAHMADVYVVFAKTNKGMTAFIVERTCEGVSIGLEEKKMGIKGSSTATLILEDVVIPAENVLGEVGKGHHVALNILNFARLKLAFGNIGTAKQAIGLSVQYGKERKQFQTELVDFTMIQEKIANMIIATYGAESAAYRTAGVIDEAIHESEEDLMKKMSQFAIECALNKVNASETLAYIVDEAVQIHGGYGYMQEYEVERLYRDARISRIFEGTNEINRLTVAKMLMKQIEQIENTEVEIDVANVERNHRYILLAKKLLKQSLKTLSKTPGLKIDQEQEYSRVLSNMLTDVYVMESAFLRTSKAISKNGEEKERTKQMITDVICEEGYRKVEEAAISILSAAVTEEKDRHVILAEIRQLLVPLYTNVFTKKREIAKVIINRGKYIV